In one Streptosporangiales bacterium genomic region, the following are encoded:
- a CDS encoding nucleotide sugar dehydrogenase encodes MSSPSTSCPAVRSIGTRTAPMYPRSPATKIRTASPRVRAFRLLAPLPPDRRDGCLIHPISLYQAAVVTALLVTLCRSPGHHNGESQMKVAVFGVGYVGSVTAACLAAGGHEVCGVDVDPLKVDMINAGHSPVVEPGLDDLVASTVAAGTLRATTDCAEALDGADVSLVCVGTPSTATGSTELAHLCNAVHDIAAALRVCRPPASGFHSVVIRSTVPPGTVENVVQPVFAAGGDVQVGTAMCPEFLREGTGLADFYAPPFVVVGTADDRVAAAVGELLAFVGEPVRAVDVRCAEALKYACNAYHAVKVSFANEMGRMFRPFGVDGRAMMELFCSDTTLNVSKAYLRPAFAFGGSCLPKDLRALLYLARMNSADMPLLQGTLASNELVVRDVVDRVAAESGRVVALLGLSFKSATDDVRESPNVELAERLLGKGYELRIYDSIVNPVDLVGANRRHLESKLPHLERLLTDTPLTALRGADLAIVSSTAESVRDALVAEPPRRVIDLSGRLGDRIEALPGYQGTGW; translated from the coding sequence ATGTCCAGTCCGTCGACGTCGTGTCCGGCTGTGCGCAGCATCGGCACGAGAACCGCGCCGATGTACCCGCGATCACCGGCGACCAAGATCCGCACAGCATCACCTCGTGTTCGAGCCTTCCGCCTGTTGGCGCCTCTTCCACCAGATCGCCGAGACGGCTGCCTGATACACCCGATTTCGCTGTATCAGGCGGCGGTCGTCACCGCTCTACTGGTGACGTTGTGCCGAAGTCCCGGCCATCACAATGGGGAGTCGCAGATGAAGGTTGCCGTTTTCGGCGTCGGTTACGTCGGGTCGGTGACTGCGGCATGTCTCGCTGCCGGCGGACACGAGGTGTGCGGGGTCGACGTCGATCCGTTGAAGGTCGACATGATCAACGCGGGGCACAGTCCCGTCGTCGAGCCAGGCCTGGACGACCTCGTCGCCAGCACGGTTGCCGCGGGCACACTCCGCGCGACCACCGACTGCGCCGAGGCACTCGACGGTGCCGACGTGTCGCTGGTGTGTGTCGGCACGCCGTCCACCGCGACGGGGAGTACCGAGCTCGCGCACCTGTGCAACGCCGTGCACGACATCGCCGCGGCGCTGCGGGTGTGCCGGCCGCCGGCGTCCGGTTTCCACAGCGTGGTGATTCGCTCCACGGTGCCACCTGGCACGGTGGAGAACGTCGTGCAGCCGGTGTTCGCGGCCGGCGGCGACGTGCAGGTCGGCACCGCGATGTGCCCGGAGTTCCTGCGGGAGGGCACCGGTCTGGCCGACTTCTATGCCCCGCCGTTCGTCGTGGTCGGCACGGCCGACGACCGGGTGGCCGCAGCGGTCGGCGAGCTGCTCGCGTTCGTAGGTGAGCCGGTGCGCGCGGTGGACGTGCGGTGCGCCGAGGCACTGAAGTACGCGTGCAACGCGTACCACGCGGTGAAGGTGTCGTTCGCCAACGAGATGGGGCGGATGTTCCGGCCGTTCGGCGTGGACGGCAGGGCGATGATGGAGCTCTTCTGCTCAGACACCACGTTGAACGTCTCAAAGGCGTACCTCAGGCCGGCGTTCGCATTCGGCGGCTCCTGCCTGCCGAAGGACCTCAGGGCACTGCTCTACCTGGCCCGGATGAACAGCGCAGACATGCCGCTGCTGCAGGGCACCCTCGCCTCGAACGAGCTCGTCGTGCGCGACGTCGTCGACCGGGTGGCCGCGGAGTCCGGGCGGGTCGTCGCCCTACTCGGGCTGAGCTTCAAGTCCGCGACCGACGACGTGCGGGAGAGCCCGAACGTCGAGCTGGCAGAACGGTTGCTGGGCAAGGGATACGAGCTGCGTATCTACGACTCGATCGTGAACCCGGTGGACCTGGTCGGGGCCAACAGGCGGCACCTGGAGTCGAAGCTGCCGCACCTGGAACGCCTCCTGACCGACACCCCGCTCACCGCACTGCGCGGTGCCGACCTGGCGATCGTGTCGTCCACCGCTGAGTCCGTACGCGACGCGCTCGTCGCCGAACCGCCGCGGCGCGTCATCGACCTCAGCGGCCGCCTCGGTGACCGGATCGAGGCACTGCCCGGATACCAGGGGACCGGATGGTAG